The Acidimicrobiales bacterium nucleotide sequence CGGCTGGCGGTCCCCGGCGCAGGTGTGGGGGCGCACCATCGTGTGGGTCGACGACGTCGACGCCGCCTACCACCGGGTGGTGGCCGCGGGGTACGAGCCGGCCATGGCCCCGTCGGACGCCCCGTGGGGGGAGCGCTACTTCCACGTTCCCGACCCGGCCGGCCACGAGCTGAGCGTCGCCCGCCCCCTCGACCC carries:
- a CDS encoding VOC family protein, with the translated sequence MPADPGPIEALSAVTLVTADMAASVAFYEAVGFECAYGGADAAFTSFRVGPTAFLNLQLVAGWRSPAQVWGRTIVWVDDVDAAYHRVVAAGYEPAMAPSDAPWGERYFHVPDPAGHELSVARPLDPQRT